Part of the Sporomusa termitida genome, CGTTCACCGGCTTTAGCAGATAATCATAGGCCCCTTCCAGTAAGATATCGACAGCGGCTCCCCGATCATCATAATTGGTAAACAAAACGACATCTGCTTTTTCTCCGGGCAGGGCCGTTATGCGATGCAGCAAATCTTGCCCTGGCATCGCCGGCATTTTGATATCCGTCAGCACCATCGAAAAAGCACCCGCAGTATAGGTGGCGTACGCTGCTTCGACGTCGCTTCGTTCCGTGACATGATGCCCCATTTCCCGCAAAAATCCGGCAACTCCCGCTCTGCTGTCCGTATCATAATCAACAAGTAAAATATTCAACCGAACTCCCTTCTCCTGCCCCCGCCCTTATTACGGCGATTTCAAACAGGAATGCCGCCGCTGCTGACTGCCTTCATCCGCTACGCGCTACGACGGTCGAAACCAAACCTTCTATGAAGAGATTCGGCAAACTAATGCATTATCCTCTAACGATACCAGTTTATTTTAACATTATGTAAACAACCATATCCGCCTTGCATCAATACGTGAACCGATACGCTCATGCTTTCTCACCCCTATTCCTTCTGTAATAGACAAGCCAACCCCTTCCTACTCCGCCTCTTTGAACTATTTAACGGAAAATGTAGGATAATTCCCTGAAAATGTTGAATATAATAAAGTTGTAAAAAAAAATACTGGCGAATCATTTGCCAGGGGGTGGCCATCAAATGGACAAACAAAGCCGAAATGTAAAAACTGCCGAGCAGAAAGGAAGAAAACGGATCGAAAATACAAAAGGAACACAGACTGCCGATTATTTTGCAGAGGATATTGCTGCTGGTAAAATACCGGAGGGTGCTGAGTGTCCGGCCGGTTATCAGGATTTATTTGACAACCTGCCCAATGGGTGTGCCTATTACCGGGTCCTATTTGACGCAGCAGGAAACTCTGTTGATGACCTGATCTATACGAAAGTCAATTCGGCCTATGCTGCCAATATAGGGCGTCCACGGAGCGAACTGATCGGCAAGCGGGTGACAGAGGTTTTTCCGCACCTGACTGAAACAAGCCGCCAGTGGCTGCAAACGTATATAAAAGTGGCCTTGTCCGGGGAGCCGGTGGCCTTTACTCAATATTCCGATCAGCAAGACAAGTGGTATGCCATTGCTGCATACAGCCCGCAGCGTGGTCATGTGGTTGAGATATCGGAAGATATTACCGAGAGAAAACAAGCCGAGGCCAACGCAGAGCAGTATATGGCTGAACTGGCAAAGAAAAACAGGGAGCTCACGGCCACCCAGTCCCGTTACCGGGGCCTGTTGGACCATATGCAGGAAATATTCGAATACCATCGGGTAATCGCCGATGATCATGGCCAGCCGGTTGATCTCGAATTTGCCGAAGTCAATCCCGCTTTCGAAATGCGGACAGGCCTCAAGGTTGCGGAGGTTGTGGGGAAACGCCTGCCTGTGGTCAACCATGGCATTGACAAAGCCACTTGGATTAAAATATTAGGCGACGTAGAGCTCACGGGGCAGCCGATCATGCTGGAGCAATACTCAAAAAATACCGATTCCTGGTACAGAGTGTCTGCCTATAGCCCGGAGAAAGGGCATGTTGCCAGCATTCTGGAGGATATTACCGAACAAAAAAAAGCGGAAATTCAAAAAAGCGCGAACCAAAAGCAAGTCGCGTTGATCGAAAGAGTGGCATGGTTAGGCGCCTTGGCCTCAGGGGTGGCTCACGAGATTAATCAGCCGCTGCAAGCACTGAAGATCATGGCCGATGGGATGATCTATTGGCATGATAAAGGGAAAGAAACGAGTATTGAAAAGGTCATTGAGAACTGCCGGGGTATTTCGGTGCAGGCCGGCTATATCACGGCTATTCTCGAATGGATGCAGGATTCCGTAAACAGGGCTTGGTCTCACACCCCGGAAGCAGTCGATTTAAACAAAATGATTAAGCAAGCAATCAGTATGGTTCAAGAAAGATTAAGGGCCCACAGTATTCAGCTACGGGAAAACAACACGTGTACGGTTTCCCCTACCGTATGGGGAGATGTCAGGCGGTTAGAAGAAATCGTCATCATTATTTTGGTCAATGCCATCGAGTCTTTTGAGGGTGTGGACCAGGCCAAAAAAGAGATTGTGATTACGACCTCATGTACCGAGGAAAAAGCGGTCATCGAGATTAGCAATAATGGACCGCCTATTCCTGAAGAGATTATCGGAAAAATATTTAAACCGTTTTTTTCCTCCGCAAAGTCCGGCAGCAAACTGGGCATGGGGCTGTCCATTGTAAAATCTATTGTCAATATCCATAACGGAACGATTCAGGTTGCCAGCTTGAACCAGCAAGTGACGTTTCGAATTGAATTTCCGCAATATGGGCCATGAGGACAGCGGTGCGTGACCCCATATTGAACATTACTCCCTTTTTATTCGATTTGTGCAACCAGCTTGGCTGCTTCTGCGACAACTAATCTTACCAAACCAAAAAGCGGCACGGCAATAAACATGCCTATGGTTCCCCAGAAATAATTGCCTATCAAGATGACAATTATGATAACTGCTGGATGCAGGCCAGCGGATTTCCCTTGTAAGCGCGGCATTATGAAATTGCCTTCTGTTTGTTGAATGATCAAAACCGCAGCCAATGTGATAATTGCTTGACTAAACCCGCTGGTTAATAAGGCAATCATGGTTGCAAGGATACCAGCTAAAATCGAGCCAAAATAAGGAATGAAATTGAGGACTCCTGCAAGCACGCCCAACAGAACAGAAAACTTGACGCCGATCAACATAAAAACGATGGTGGATAAAACCCCGACGATCAAAGCGATCAAAGCTTGCATTTTTATATAGCTCCAAATAACGAGATCTGTGCCTTCCATCAGATTGATTGTCGTTTGACGCAAACTTTTGGGCATATGGTCCACAATATACTGTGCCATTTCTTTGCCAGAAGCTAAGAAGTAAACGATCATGCTTAAAGCAAGGATCAGATCCACACCATTTAGAATAGATCCTAAGCCCGAAATGATGACAGATTCCAAGAAGTTCCCCAGCCAACTAATTAATTCAGCAACATATTGTTTCAACTCTCCCAGCATGGTTGGGGAGAATCCAACTTTCTCCAGATAAATAAATCCAGCCGCGATAACCTGATTAAAATTTTCACTAATGGACTGATACTCGTTGATAAGTTCAGTAGCCTGACTCACTATCAGCGATAAAATAACATTACTTATAGCAACTAAGACAACAATGATCACCGTGGAGATAATGCTAATCGCAAGCCACTTTTTTATCTTTAGTTTTTTTTCGGTGTATTCCACCAAGGGATTCAGCAGGCAGGCTGCCACAAGGGCAATCAAGACCGGTTGCAAAGCTGGCGCAGCTTGAAATACAACCCAACCGATGGCGGCTCCCAGTATGGTGATTGCCCATAATTTTGTATTAGACATATTTAACATAAAAACCCCTCATTTATAACTTCTTAATTATCATGCCAAGTTTAAGTTATTTACTTCCCAATATTTAACCTTACTTCCCTCCTTCATGTTGTTCCTTTTTCCCAGCCATTCTTAAATGATAGAACATCTGGCGCCTGCATCAATACGATAGTTTTTAGGTATTGGACTAAAATCATTCGACTATAACAACTATAACCCCTAAGTTTATTTTATGTCAACAAAGGGGCTATTGATGTTTAATGCAATGACCGTAACCGCGCAACCGAAGCATTTCTACATGAACTTTTTGGCAAAACCACCCCAAACCGGCATTTTCTTTATCCTCAAAATGTAAAAATCCCGCATAAAACACAAGAAAATAATGTATATTTCTAACCTATGTAATGCCACAAATGCCGATTTACGGGCTTTTTCGTACTTTTGATATTTTATCCACCAAGACAACAGCACGTCGTGATACGCCTGGTCTATGTAATACCCACATTTCTTGTCTCAATATACAAAAGAAGCAAAGGACCTTTCTTCTTGATGGCTTTAAGAAGGTATTTTGCAAGATATCCAATATTGTCTAATTATAATATACAATTGTTTATTCAAGGAAAACTATTATTGACATAAACTACTATATATCGTATAATGACTTATAAGGTATTTGAAGTTTCCGACGATTACTACAATGCAATATTGTGTTTTAGCCGCCAGGGGATATTTAAAACTGGGTGTGATATTATCATACTCGCCGGCCTGCGCCGAATATCCAGCATGGGGGCTTTTTCTTATGCATAAATGCAAGCATAAGCACATGTGCTAATCAATAAAGCTGCTCTTATCCGGGCGATTGGTTTCACATTTTTATAGCAATAAATAAAAATTTGGGGGAAAACAAATGAAAATGTTCAGCTTGCGTATTTTCTTGGTTTTGAGTTTACTGGCAGGGTTGGGGACAGTTGGTTCTGTTGGGGCGGCCAAGGCACCCAGTGCAAACCCGGCAGCTAATGTAATGGTCGAACAATGGGTAGGCCATAACTTCACTTTTCTTGCTTTACCTGTCGATAAGCAAGCGGCAGGCTACGAGATTTTTATAGGCGAAGAAGCAGTTCATGGTTTCCAGGGGGACCGTTCGGTTCGAATTCCCTACGCTGAATATGTTGGCAAACAAATTACAGTTACCGGAATAGTACCTTTTCCCGCTGGCTATAATCAAAAGGAATATATTGTTACTATGACGGTAGATGATACCGGCGAGAAGCTGGCTGCCCGTACCATGCGCGGGCAATTAGAAGGCCTGGTGTTAACCTCTGATTTGACTAATGCCCGGCAACAATTCTTAGGAACTACGGTTTACCCTAAGTTTAGAGATTTGTCAGGACTATATTGGACTAACACGACAATGCCAAGGTCAGTCTCCCTGCCAATTGGCAGCCCGGTTACCGTCGTCGATGTGTATGCAGGCAATCAATCGCAAAAACCGATTTGGCTGATTGTTTCAGTAAACGGGGAAAAAGCGATTCTCCCCATTGCTTACAGTTGGACCAATACTCCAGTTGAAGCGTGGACTGAGGCTCCCCCGTGGCAAGCTGATCTGTTTGCGGCAGACCCCAAAATCAGTCTGGGCGGATCTTATGCTTTGTGGGCGCAAATTGAAAATGGGGATATAGAAGAAGGCATGACTAAAGAGCAGGTACATCTTAGTTGGGGTAAGCCTATGCGTACTGAAAAAAACGATTCGGTTTGGCTATATGGCACTAAGAGACTTACATTCCATGGCGTTGTGCTGGCTTCCATTGAAACTCTTTCGGAAACAAATGAGACGTCAATCGATACAGTTTCTGTTAAGTGATTTTGAGGGTGGTTAATTTAAAACTGAGACGGAGGATTACGTATGCTTTGGTTTCTGATAATTGGTATTATTGCGGGTTGGTTGGCTGGTCAGGTTATAAAGGGCGGAGGCTTTGGCCTTGTCGGTGATTTAGTC contains:
- a CDS encoding PAS domain-containing sensor histidine kinase, yielding MDKQSRNVKTAEQKGRKRIENTKGTQTADYFAEDIAAGKIPEGAECPAGYQDLFDNLPNGCAYYRVLFDAAGNSVDDLIYTKVNSAYAANIGRPRSELIGKRVTEVFPHLTETSRQWLQTYIKVALSGEPVAFTQYSDQQDKWYAIAAYSPQRGHVVEISEDITERKQAEANAEQYMAELAKKNRELTATQSRYRGLLDHMQEIFEYHRVIADDHGQPVDLEFAEVNPAFEMRTGLKVAEVVGKRLPVVNHGIDKATWIKILGDVELTGQPIMLEQYSKNTDSWYRVSAYSPEKGHVASILEDITEQKKAEIQKSANQKQVALIERVAWLGALASGVAHEINQPLQALKIMADGMIYWHDKGKETSIEKVIENCRGISVQAGYITAILEWMQDSVNRAWSHTPEAVDLNKMIKQAISMVQERLRAHSIQLRENNTCTVSPTVWGDVRRLEEIVIIILVNAIESFEGVDQAKKEIVITTSCTEEKAVIEISNNGPPIPEEIIGKIFKPFFSSAKSGSKLGMGLSIVKSIVNIHNGTIQVASLNQQVTFRIEFPQYGP
- a CDS encoding AI-2E family transporter gives rise to the protein MLNMSNTKLWAITILGAAIGWVVFQAAPALQPVLIALVAACLLNPLVEYTEKKLKIKKWLAISIISTVIIVVLVAISNVILSLIVSQATELINEYQSISENFNQVIAAGFIYLEKVGFSPTMLGELKQYVAELISWLGNFLESVIISGLGSILNGVDLILALSMIVYFLASGKEMAQYIVDHMPKSLRQTTINLMEGTDLVIWSYIKMQALIALIVGVLSTIVFMLIGVKFSVLLGVLAGVLNFIPYFGSILAGILATMIALLTSGFSQAIITLAAVLIIQQTEGNFIMPRLQGKSAGLHPAVIIIVILIGNYFWGTIGMFIAVPLFGLVRLVVAEAAKLVAQIE